Genomic segment of Microbacterium sp. BH-3-3-3:
GCCGCGGGCCTGCTGCTGTTCATCCTCGCGCCGTTCGGCCCGTGGGTGTTCGTGGGCGCGGCACTGTGGGGTCTCGGTGCCTCCCTCGGCTTCCCGATCGGCATGTCGGCCGCCGCCGACGACCCCGCCAAGGCCGCCTCGCGCGTGGCCGCCGCGGCGACCATCGGGTACGTCGCGTTCCTCTGCGGTCCCCCGATCCTCGGATGGATCGGCGACCACATCGGGCTGCTCAACACGCTGCTCATCGTGGTCGGCCTGATCGTGGCATCCGGTCTCTTCTCGGGCGCGGCCAAGCCGCTCGTCGTCGAGAGCGCCGAGGCCGAGAAGGCCCGCCGCTGATACCCGGCGGCGAGCGCGATTAGGCTCGACGGGTGCGTCTCGTCAGGCCGCTCCACGGCATGAGGCCCGCGTGAGTTCGCCTTGCCGCCTGCTCTTTCTGGGCGACAGTCCGAATTTCGTATAACATAAATGCTATGGCTGAGCATGAGGCGATCAACGGCGTTCCCGTGACCGAGGAACAGATCGAAGCCTGGGCGAACGAGGCCGAGGCGGGATACGACGTCGCGACGCTGAAGAAGCGCGGCCGAGGCCGTCCGGGCCGAGGCTCCGAACCCTCGCAAGTCGTGGCGTTGCGTCTCACCGCAGACGAGATGGCCGCGTTGGATGCGCGTGCGGCGCGCGAGGGCAAATCCCGCTCGGAGGTGCTCCGCGAGGCCCTGTCCGTCGCGTGAGAATCCACCCCGCCGCCGTCAAGCACGGGATAGAGGCCGAAGACGCGCGCCAGGCGGCCGAGTGGGCGGTATGGGTCGAGGACCTCGACGACGACAGTCCGGCCAGGCAGCTTCGCCTCGGTTTCGATACACGCGGTCGCTTGCTGGAGACGGTGGTACTCGTCTTCGACAGCGGCAGCGAGATGGTCATCCACGCGATGAAGGCTCGTCCGCAGTATGTCGCCCTGCTCGACTGACGTGGCACAACGGAGGTTTGAGTCCATCGCCATCAGTAACGCTCGGTGGAGCGACGACCGAGCGAGGCCTGGAAGCGCACGAGATACCCGTCGGGGTCGGTAACGAGGAACTGCTCGACTCCGGCCTCTTCGTTGTCGCCGATGCGGTACCACTTCATCTCGGGGTCCATGAAGAGCGGGTGACCAGCTTCTCGGAGAGACGAGAGGATCGGTCCAAGGTCGGGGACAGTGATCTGAAAGTTGACCCCGCGTCCCAACGGACGGTCGAGCGGTGCGGTGATCCAGTCTCGGCCGATGCCTTGCTGCTCAAGCATCACGTGCGCACCACCGCGCGAGAGGTAGGCGAACCCTTCGTCCTCACGTGCGTAGTCGACGGCGAAGCCGCAGAGCTCACACCAGAACGTAAGGCTCCTGCTGATGTCCGCAACCAGGAGTTCGGGAACCAGAGAGGGGCTGTCGGCGCTCACTGCTTCATGCTGACAGAGACCCCGCGCACCATGGTGTCGGCCGGAGGTGAGCACGCCCGGGTACCGTGGAGCGGTGAGACTCGTCATCGCCCGTTGCTCCGTCGATTACACCGGC
This window contains:
- a CDS encoding ribbon-helix-helix domain-containing protein, whose product is MAEHEAINGVPVTEEQIEAWANEAEAGYDVATLKKRGRGRPGRGSEPSQVVALRLTADEMAALDARAAREGKSRSEVLREALSVA
- a CDS encoding toxin, translated to MRIHPAAVKHGIEAEDARQAAEWAVWVEDLDDDSPARQLRLGFDTRGRLLETVVLVFDSGSEMVIHAMKARPQYVALLD
- a CDS encoding VOC family protein, with product MSADSPSLVPELLVADISRSLTFWCELCGFAVDYAREDEGFAYLSRGGAHVMLEQQGIGRDWITAPLDRPLGRGVNFQITVPDLGPILSSLREAGHPLFMDPEMKWYRIGDNEEAGVEQFLVTDPDGYLVRFQASLGRRSTERY